The sequence TCCAACATGCAGGCTGCAAGCATCTCGCAGATAGGATGTCTTGCAGGCTTTTGCCATCTCAGCCGCTCCAAAGCGCGACACTAAGACCCAGCGCGCGGATTCTGTGTATCTCTGAATTACGGTTCTGTTCCGTGGCACGGGGTGCAGGGCCTGCGACCCCTGCCGTCGCTGACTCCGTATTCTGCAATCTTGGGAAAGGTTACCGCACACGACTCAGCGATGGATACAGTGACAGCTTGCGTTTCCTACGTTCAGTAGTGACAGACCTTGTTCAGACTAAGTTGGCGTCGGTCGGCGGTAGGCGACAACTTGGAATAGCGGAGTCCGCACACGGGATCACGCTACTTTTTTGGCACACACCACTTTTTGCCATGCCTGCGAGCCGAGCAAAGCGAGCCGGACTGAAACGGGTTTCCACAGCCACTGCCTCCTCATAGAGCTACCGGATGGGTTCCTCTGCTGGACGGGCGACGCGTACAAGGAATGTTGCTAAGGAAACTTGGAATGCTGCCTTCTCTTCATTGCACTAACACAGATAAGATACGACCCGTAGAATCTTGAATGCCTTTGTCTACCGGATCCAAGTAGTGAAAGCCCTTTCGATTTTCATAAACGGAGTTACATACTATATtatcttcgctcccatgcTATTTAGTAtgttaacattgaaacgtatcaAGTGTCGAGTCTGAACGTGATCCTGAGTTACCTTCCATGATGTTAGTGTAACCACATATCATCGTTGCTGGTATATCATTGACATGTTAGTAACATAAATACTGACGAAGCACTGGTTTCAAATTAGCCTATGACTGAGCCAGATCGTGAACGATTCTGTACGCCCACACGCCAGAGCGCGGACTGAGGATAGCACTGCCGCGGCACACAATAATGATGTTGTTTCTCGGAGACGTGACTGTCTTGTCGTTTGATGGCTTGCACCCTGTAAATATCCCTGATATGGGCATACGGGCTCCATCAATGATGGACACCAGTGAGAGACTCAGGCCCATCTATCTTACAATAGAGGGAAGCTGCGACCGGGCACCTGCGCTGCCCTGTTACAGACAAGCGGCATGCTTTGCAAACAGTCAGGCTCAACAGCGAGCACGACGAAACTCGAGTTGAACAATATTGCGAAACTGTGTTtgtgcagcagccgcttcaCGGCTACCGCCTTGTTTAGAGAGAGCAAGTGCCCTTCGGTGAAGTATATAGGTCGCGTAATTTTGATCATGGCGTATGGGGTGGAGCACACGTTGCCACAGCTCTTCAAACAAGTAGAGCGGAAGCAGGTGGAACGATGCGATGGCAACTGCAAACCCACCTCTCAATGTGCACTCCCCTCTGTCCCAGTTCTAATGAAAAAGCTCTCTACTGGAGGTAGATTGCCCTTGTTCGTCGGAACCCGAAGAACGAGCGCTGGCTCAACGCAGAGGCCCCTCGTAGCAGGGCAAACAGGGTGAACCGTTACGCAAGGCACCTTTCAtgcgctgtcgctgcagtGCCTCGGAGTCCGCCGGCGTACATTTTTGATGCACGTCGGAGTATCTCACTCGTCCATGTGTCGTGTTGTTTGCAAGGTGCGTAACAAACAGACTCAAATGGCACGTCCCGTAGCAGGGCTGAGCCGCACACGAGGCATATTCTCCTTGAGCCAAATCAACTACGTTGAAAAACCTAGCCCGTGAGGTGGCAGGTTGTTGTTGTTGCGCTCGACGGCATTCCTGACGACCCAGATGACTGCATTCGTTCTAAGCGACTGCGCTCGCGACGCACACCAGCGTGAAGATTACGCAGAGCGGCGGTCGCTTTGtgtttctgcgtcttccgccaGCCTCTCGTGGATCTTATTGACACTGCCGAGCGCCAGTCTCACTGTCTCCATGCCCGAAGAGTAGATACAAGTGTTATACAGTCCGTTCGTGCTACACGCCTGCCTCGTGTCGTGCAAGGCGACTTGGGGGACCACGTCACCCTGCCGCGGGTCTCGTGCTGATTCGTAGCTCATGCATGAGTGTGTAACTGTGGAGAAGTTGTCTGAGGCTCCTCCACGTTCAACTTCACTGTGATGATCTGTTTCCCGCCACGTCACGGGCTCGGTTTGTCAACGTAGTTGATTTGGCACAGGAGGAATATGTCTCGTGTGCGGCTCAGGCTCGCTACGGGGTGCCATTTGAGACTCCGCATGTCTCGTTTAGCCGTAGCACGTCCGTTCTGCATGCATCGACTTCTTTAGCAGTCAACCAAAGAAATGCGGTAGGTGATAGAAGGGTCTCGCTAGGGCGATGAATTAACGAGAGTACATCCCAAATCGACGGTTTCATGGGTTCATGATTCTCCACAGTCGTCTGGTTTATCTTTGGCGCATTTTTCCGCGCCTGaacgcgctgtcgcgcgcgcgccgcccggaCTAACTGTCAGATCTAACGCCAAGATTTGTGTGTCGTTAACTGAAACGTGCAGGAGGGATCTTCCGAAGGGGGAATCCCATGTCACAGGAGTAAGTTGACTTCTGCGTAATTTTTGCcgactttttttttcgctccGCCGAGCAAAGACCGGAACGACCAACCGCGCTGAGAGAGTGCGGAGGCTTGTGAGCATCTTTACACAGTGGCGCTGGAGCGTGCCActgtgtctccgctgcaTCTGGAttcggcgcggcctccgccatGTGCCCGAACGATGGGCAAGGAAGAGGATATGCAACGCCGCGTGACCTGGACTTCACAGCCCTGGACTCCAAGGCTGTCGTGTCAGACCACGGCTGCCCGCCGGTTCTTTTCACAGTCCGTCGCGCGAGTCCGCGAGTTGCATCTTTGCTGCCTGTCGCCTCAGCGGAAATCGTTCCGTGTCCGCTCCAGCAGATGAAGATCTCTGCTCCAGGGCGGagtgcgcagcgccttcagGGTCCTTGTCGGGCGCGAACTCCGCGTCTGGCGTTGTCGCGTCTGGCGTTGTCGCGTCTGCCGTTGTCGCGTCTGCCGTTGTCGCGTctgtcttcgtctcttctgccgccctcgcttgctctccgcggccttccgccACCATGATCGCGGACACGGGGCGCCCAAGCTGCCAGGCAGCCGACAGTGAGAGTGCGCAAGCGGCACGCGCTGCGCACTCCAGCCCTGATGCCGAAGAACGCCCTTTTTTTCACCAATGGCAAGTGCCAGAGGGCGTTGCTGCGGACTGTCgggcgccgcacgcctccgcgaatggtgcggcgcgcacctctctcgcgggggcgtccgccgcgggcggcggagactggaGTAGGAGTCAgggtgcagcggcagccgcgccggcaggcgcgccggcagcttcTAAGGACGCAAGTGCGGCTCCTGGCAGCCTGTCTCAGGAGGAGTCCGCCTCTTCGTGCGTGTGGGTTCAAGACGGGGGAGGCGAgagtctctcttctcccttcgCAAGCTACTCCCGGCAGTCCAGCGTGCGCCGAGGCTGCTCGCTGCAGTCCGCGCTAGACAGCACcaccgccagcagccgcagcagcgggcggAGCACGCCGCCTCTGTCGACCACTCGCAGCTCGCCGGGCTCGTCGCTCTCGAAACTCCGCCCTGGGTTGCCCACTTCGGCTGCGTGCTCGCCGGTCTACACGCCGCtgcctggcgcgccgcgctgcgtctgcgcagaggccgcgtgcCTCCAAGGCGACGGGCGCTGGCTgggggcgccgcaggcgcgtggcCGCTGGGGCGCGGAGCCCGACCGGGCCTCCCCGCCCATCCGCAACGCGTGGGGCCTCTTCGCACTGTCTGCAGAGGTGCTGGACGCGCCGGTGCCCGACGGGCTTCCGCGCGTGTTCGCGGGTCtctgtccgcggcggccgcgggtgTGTCCCCCCGACGAGGGCCCCttcccgccgtcggcgcccctggcagacgcgcgccgagacAACTGCACCGGCACGCCGCTGAagggagccgcgcgcccggcgaggGTCTCCGCGGAGCCGGCCGACGCCccgggcgaggccgcccccGACCCAGAGACCGACGCAGAGCTCGTGTGCCGGGCGCTGTTGAGGACCGCGACCTGGGGGCGGCCGTCTGagtggcggcggccttccgcaGCCAGAGGGGCGCCTGGGCGACCCGTAGTCATTCCCGTCCCGGTGGTGGCCTCCGTGGTGTCGGGCGTGCACACCGTGCAGATGGTCTCGGTGCCGGCGGGGAGCGTGCCCGGCGGcttcgcgggcggcagcgagcgacgctGCGAGTGCCCAGGCTTCTCGGGAAAAACAAGCTGGGACGGCAAGCACGAAGTGGAGATCCTCAGCTCCTCGTCAaccagcgacagcggcgaaaCCATCtcggacgacgaggcgtcagaggaggaagccaagccgagcagcggaggaggccggcgcgaagTCGACCAGCTGCGGaaagcgcgcgagagcttcGAAGAAATCGACCGACGAAGGGCCGCCAGGGCCCTGCAAGCGCGCTTGCacctcgcctctgcagacgcactCCGAATACGAGGCCAGAGACTGAAAAGgaaaagacgacgcagcTCAGAAGAGGGCCTCTCTGAAGGGGCTATGCCTGAGTTCTCGGACGAGGAATGGAGTGTAAGTTTGCCCACGCAAGCTATAGGCAGAGCCAGGATTCTATGGCGACGCGGGgtgtggggggggggggggggggggggcgatggggaaggggggcggggggaggagTAAATCGACGAGACGATCAGGAGAAGGTGAAAGCGTTTACAGACGGAGCACAACCGAGTTTCGCCATGATCCTCGCGTCTACGTTCAAAGTGTTTCGATCAGCGGGCTGCCTCTTTTGGCGCGCGACTCAAACAGGGTTAGAGAGTGTGAGTGTTGCAACTGTGTTCTGCCTTGATGCGTCTACCTTAAGAGTCAACTTCGTACGGGGACGCCAAGGTTACGGTTTCGAATCGACCGAAGGGGCCTTCCTTCCGGTGGAGCGGGAGTGGTTCGGGGCGGTTTCTAGCGGATCCCCGTCCTCTTGTGCCTTCCGTGATGCTTTGACTCCCTGCGTGAGTGTCTGCAtttttgtctttcttctttttaGCCTTGCTCTGACCTGCTGGATTCTCGTAAGATTTGAGGTCAATTCAACGGAAAGGAGTGGTTTTGGTTCATGCAGTAATGTTCAGAGGGGCTATGCTCGTGGGTCTCGGGCTCCCTGCCATTCACAACTGAGTGGTGTGGGAGCCTATTTAGGCACACCTGTTCGTGTCCTCTGCCGTGTCAATCGATTGACGCATGTGGGGTGGAATCAATTCGGCGCCTAGTGTGTTAGCACCGGAGTCCGACTGGGTCACAACAACGAAGGCCTGCTGCATCTGCTCACTTGCCTGGCCCCCTCTGTTGCAGGTAGAGCTGCTCCAAACGCTGCGGTCATTCCGTGCATCAGGAAGCGGATGATGTCGCTGTGTGTGTCGATGCGTGTCTGCGCCTTTCAGCAAcaccgcgcgtctctcctaGACTGCGTGATCTCTCTGCCCAGTTTCGAGCAAACTCTTTTGCAAAGTGGGTGCTACGGAACGACGTACTGCGTCCCCAACAGCGTTGAAGACATGCTGGGCCCCCACGCCCGCGAAGTCTTCGGACGCCTGAGTGAATTCCGCCAACAGCACCAACGCGGCGCGTCCAGGATTGAGTGCACGTGGCATTCTCCGAACTATTTCCGAGGCCGGGACCTCGTGCAGCACATCAAAGGGCATCTCGAGGTGAGGTCGGGGACATTTGAGGGGCCCTGCTGCTCGATCCCGATTGCATCGCTGTGTGAAATGGTGCTCTGCTTGCTTGAAATAGCTCAGGTTGCCTGCGATGGGGCGTGCAACCTAAATACGCTTCATCCTGTCTGCTGAGCTTCGCACGAGCTTGCTGCTCGCTTTGCGTGTCCATGGTCAACGATGCGTAGGGAGACACACGCTGTCGACGTTAgtggctggcgcgcgcggagccggcAGCTGAGCCTGGCTGGGCTGCGGGCACCCCCAAAAGGACTGACTGAATCGCATCGGGCCTGTGACTAAGCCTAACCCCCGAAAACTTCAGAGCACCTGCGACACTCCACACGCGTGCAGCTGAACCGCCcagggcgagagcgccgaaCCAGAGGCGAGTGTCGGCTCAGGCAGCGCCGGGCTCCTCGCGGCATTCGCGCGTTCGCTCTCGTAGCTGGGTGGGGACTTCTGAGGAGTATGCGAGCTCGTCCGCGGACACGCTCTGCACCGCAGCGATTCTCCAAGTGCCACCCATCGCAGAAAGACGCGTCGCACGGGCGATGGCCCGGTCGTCCGCCGGCAGATGCGTGTGGACTCGGAAGAGGCAAGAGACGCGTGGCAGCGGCAGTCGGTCGTGCGCCGTTTTCTGTGTCCTTGCGCTTGGTGCGTTCAGCGGCGACTCGCCGACGGCATGAGCCCCTTTTTCGAGCATGAGGATGTGGCGCTGTCCTTtccgtcttcttccaaaCACCCGCTGAGCCAGTTGACGACGATCAAAGACCGCCATTTTCGGCATCTGGAAGAGCCTCTGccggtcggcgcggcgcgataCCCTGTGGCCATTTGGGGGGGCAAAGAGGCAGTCCGCGTGAGTCGGGAGCGCATGGGCGGCGGAGGTTTAGTGGTAGCGGGACAGAGAGCGTGCCGTCGCGAGGGTGCGAGACAGTCAGCGCAGCCCTTCGGGGAGCCCGATATCGACCCGGCCCTTAAGAAGTCCCCAAGCGCCGCGACAATCCACGTTCGTCTCGTGCTGCGAGGGAGGTGTTCACCGCTGAAGGCGGTTTTCCGCTTGCAGGCGTGGCGGTGCGTGCATACACTTTTTAGCGGTCGTTTCCGAAGCACCGCTGTAGCCTGTGGCTGTGAGTGCGACTCTCGTTTTTGCAGCAAGGAACCTTGATGGTGCTCGGAGTCCAGACTGGGGAGTTCCTCACGGACGCGGAGATGAGAGAAGCGATAAAAGAGGCGCAACCGGCGGCCGTCATCGAGGGGCTGCGCACAGTAGACGCTGTGGTAAGCGCCAGCTCGTgggctggcggcgagccccTCTGGACTCGGCAGCTTGAAGGAGACGGGGCGTCGggagccgccagccgcaCACTGTCGGTCGAGGGATACGAGAACCCATGGTCAGCGGCCTTCCTGTGTTAGCCATTTTTTACGACCCCAGCTGTCGCCACCGAGTGCAGATTCGGCAGTGTGCGTTGGAGCTGAGTCGAACGATTCAGGTTGCTTACCGGCGACGTGGTGTTCGCGGGGTCAGTTGAGCGGGTGCGTTGAAGATACCCGGGTTGCTGCACGTTGCGTTTGGATGCAGAATTCGAGGGGAGTTTTGACTCCCCCCGCGGATAGGTTGAGCGTTCGCGCGTGCGTCGACTGGGTGTCGTAGTTTTCTCCGTCTCTGCAGCCGTGGCTCGTTTGCCCCCTCTACCTCGAAAAGCAACTGGAAAGTTTCCTGTCCCCGGTTTTGAGAAACCACGATGCCACGCAGttcgcgttcgcctcgtcgcggagctccagcggccgaggcctcgcgggcagctcgctgcgtctgctcgcggcgcctggagacaatgagggcgaggaagccgagcgGGACCGAGCCCACAAGGCGCGAGCCACACATCCCGCGCAGTCGGTCGGCACAGTGCCCCTCTACGGCCTGGAATTCAGTTCGGTTCGGAAGTTCAACTGCCTCTCGTTCCTCCTTCACACAGGTAAACCCGGCACGAgtcagacgccggcgccgccctacTCGGGGCTCGCAGGAGGTCGACCGACACCGGGGGCCGTATCTGTCGTTGGACTAACAGCGGACAAGACAAGgtggcgcgctcgccgacttTTGCGGTGTCCACTCTGAAGGGTGTGTACTACGGGCTGGACTGCCTGCGTAGAACTTGagctctctgtcttcttttGGCTCCAAGTTCTCTGGCGAGTTTCGTGGCGACTTGAACACCTATCTTTTGACATCCCCAGCAGTTGGTTGGATGCCGCGCGTCCACTTTCCGGCAAACCGCTGCCACCGATGGCATGGAGTAGATTCCGTCTGGGTTTCCGCGAGCAGGCCAGAAGTCTTCGAAAGACCCAACTTGCCGGTTCGCCGCGTGGAGCAAATGGCCGCTGATGAAGGAGACCGTGATGACGCACCTCGTCATGCTGGATGGTTGGCCGATTTACGTCGTGACTAACAACCCCGAGGTGCGGTCGGCATACTGTCAGGAGCTGATTCGCGAGGAGGGCTTCCGGTGgagggcctccgcgtctcgagggggggggggggcgatgTGGGATCTggggccgccagcgcctttCAGGGTTCACGGTCGAGGCGGCACAAATGACTACGCGGTTCGCCTGGGCATCCCCGGGGCGGAGTGAGAGAAGGGGCGTGACAGCGAGGGGCGGAGTGGAGCGCGGGATGCTCTTGAGGCAGCTCGCCGGAgggtggaggaggcgagagaaaagcgcaCCTGAGCGCGTATCAGCTGGGCAACTGGGCACCACACCGTTCGCTCTGGCTGTACAGCATCTTTTCAGAGAGGCGGCCTGCGGtgcgcgccagacgcgcttCATTCGGTGCGAAGCGGGCGATGCGAGTCAGGCATTGGAGGGGATGTGCGCGTCTTCTGAAGACAGATATCAGACGTACTAATCAAATATACTTGTGCGAGTATGCTGATGTACGGACACTCGCTGCTTGACGTCTTCCATGCGAACACCAGCAATCAGAAGATGAAGCTGGGACTACTCATGGACCGTTGTGTTGTGTGTTGTGTGTCTTGATTTGGGTTGCCAGGTTGACATTCTTCCAGGAGACGAGCTCTGTTTGAATATGCACAGATTCCGCCCCTATCTGCCCAACACGTGGTACTACACGCACGACCTGAACCACCGACGGCGCATCTTTGTCGAGGCCCAGCGCGAAAACATCGTCACACCCGGTTACACCTGTCCTCTGTGGAACCAAAAAGCGTTGCTTTCCGGCATTTGTCTGTGCGTGGAAGACCTGCAAGACGATGAAGGCGACGATGGACGCACAAGAGCGGCATCTACTCCGAGCGCACGACTAGGCCTGTGTGGCGTAGAAACCTCTGGCGGGAGCCCTAAAGGGGCGGATAAGTCAGCTCAGAAGGGCATGCGCCCAAATGGAGCAAAGCCGCAAGGCTCCGTCCATGCATCCGGACTGGCAGTGGGCTTCACGAATCGCGCTGCTGACACGTTGCCTGCATATGGAGAGCTGATCAAGCGCTTCGTGTTCCCTAATATACTCAAGAGGACATGAGGCTCTCGTGAGATGCGACCATGGATGCGCCATATCTGCGGAGCTGCCGCATGCATAGTTGAGGGCCTCTCTGGGTGGCGGGTCGAGGGTGTGAGCTAAATGCCAGAGCAGCCTCGTCTTGGACCTGCAGTCTCTTTCAGAAAGCACTGACCGCCGGCGTCTGGCTTGCAACAGGGAACAGAAGCCGGGCAGGGGTGAGCATGGGGGTTCGGCTATCTACGTCCAAGACTGCCAGTGGAACCCAGAAACTTGGGTTTTTGTCCACGATGGCCTGATTTGTAGCGTGCACGGTCACTGCTGCGGGGCCTAGCTGGCCGAGACCGATTGAAAGCCTTAATGCAGGGAATGACACGCGAGGGTGGCAGTTTCAGACAGATTTGCTTCGGGAGCAGCCTATTCGTGAGCAAACTcaagagaggcggagagacacTATATCTGAGATGCCGGAAAAATGTGTGCTTCAAGGGGTGGCGGCTTCGATCAATCCCCCCATTTGTGTGCATGAGGTAAAGGGCATCGTTTCGCACAGGCAATACCCTGTGCATAGGAGAGCCTTCAATTGCTTGTCATGTAGCTCTCATAAAAATAAGGGCTACTGTTGTGAGAGTCCAATCGTGTCTTTGCCCACGGTGCGGGCGGCGTCAGTCACCACCCCCCTAACGTTTCTCAGTACCACGGGGCCGCTGATTCAGGAAGGAGGCAGCCGTTGGATGAGAGATGGGCAGTGCTCTCAGAACTGTTTGTCGGATCGTTCGTCCAGCTAGTGGTTGGGTCTCGGCAGCAGGGTACGTGCAGTCCTGAGGTTAGTGTCGGTGGTGTCAGGGAAATGGTACGCCTCTACAGGCAGCCGTTTTCGTCTTCAAGTTTGGTGCACATGGATTTCTGGTGTGTGCACCAGTTGCCGTCTCGCAGAGCAACACCGGTGTAGGGATGTTGGTTGCATTGATCTTGAGACTTGTATAGCGCTTTTAAACGGGTTCAGTAATTCTAAGGACACTGCAGGAACGCGACCCGAAAGTAGCCTGTCCGGATCAGATGTGTGGTAGTTCGGGTAGCGGAGCAACCCCCATGGCCTCTCTAGAGCAAACTCGACCTGCCTGACACACAATTGAGCATAGATGCGCAGGTGAAGTGCCTTGGATGAAGAGTACTCTAGTAAAGGTGGGTACGACGGAGCTTCATATTCTACCGGGGACGAGCTTTTCGTTCAGCAGCACTGCTGCCATCGAGCATCATCTCGCCGAAACTAGAGTTGTGCAAACCCCCAAATAGGTACGCGACAAAGCGTGTGTTGTCTTCGGCAGCACGTGTGGGCGGCGTGGCTGACGGCATCGACCTTCAAAGTCACGGTAGAGTCTCTTGCCCCCGTAACTATTCGAGCTGTATTTAACACGAAACTGGAGATAGAGCGTCCGAGTTTCCAATGGGCTCTTGTTTTCGATGCCCCCACAGAAGAGGGTTAAACTACTGATGTGGAGTAGCCCCCAACCCGCTGCAACTCTATCAGCGCTACTATCGTCAGGTGCCTGCCCTCAAATTGCGAAGTGGTTGCTCTGAGGGCCGACGTGTGCCGTTCTCTTCCGGCTATGAAGAAGGCTGTGCCGGCGTTTTGACACAATGAAGACAAAACAGGTTGCTACCGCACGAAACAGTAAGGAGCTCGAGGAAGCCTCCCAAAGATAggagggtttagggttttgcGATGCTGCGTTGTCTTCACGGTTGCCAAAACATAGACAGCCACTGTGTAAAAGGAAAACGTCGGCTAGCTCCTCCATTGGAAGCCAAGATGTCTCCAGAGAGGCCTCGGCCAGCATATCCTAGGGTCCGGAAACGCTCTAGCATCACACAGTCCAGTAGCTGCATCTGAGGCCTGTGCCACAAATCCAAGAGGGCATCACGTCTTGGCTGTGCCCGCTGAAACGCGCCTGCTCGACATCAGGAAGACTGTGAGACCGTGTGCTAGCGGAGCGGCACGCTGCCGCCAGGATTTGTCTATTCATTTGATCGGGAGGCAGCTGCAATAGGGAAGCACGAGGGTTTCGATTTGAGCGTATCTCTCAGATCGCTTGAGCGTTTACGGTGTGGACCTCATGCGGTGACAACTAGCCCTCTTGAAATCGGCGACATGCGTCACATACGCACACGTGCGTACCCACCCGTGACCGCCAGCCTACACGTTGTGAAGCCAAGATGTTAAATGTGTAGCACCACAAGTGATCTGAGCGAGTCGAATGACTCTCGTGGTTATTCCCGGAGCTGCTGgacagagccgcggcgggagaTGGGCGGTGTGACTGCCTCCGTGTCTTGCTCGGGCGTCGACTGCTGTCGCAGCGCAGACAAAACCAGGGGGAACAGACACTGCGCAGaccgccgccctctcccgcAAAGGACGGAGGATGAATGCTCCCCCTTCCCCACGCCTAATCTGGGTTGGTTTCAATCGGTGTGCAAACCCCGGCCGCAGACTGTGCTTCAAAGGTCGACGTAGCTGTCGTGCAGTTGAGCTTCTCGAGTGCCGCCAACTAATTCCGAAGAGCGAGGgcacgcgcctgctgcccgAAAATAAACCGAATGCCTTTGGCGGGCAGCAGGTGTAGGGGCGCGCTGCGTGGTAACCGGTGACGGTAAAGTCGAGTGCTTTGTCCTTTGAGAACTCTTTGAGAGGACACTAGCGCCCTGCTGACCTTCGCTTTGAGGCCTCTGGTCTTCTCTTGCCGttctcgccagcgcctgcttGATCGTTGCCGcggctcttcctctctcgctgtcggTTCCCGCAGTGCGCGTTTTGCGACGCTGTTGCTTCGACTTACGCCGGGTTGGCGCGTTGGCATTTCTCTGTAGTTCTGCTCGTGAAAACGTGGCTGCCGACTCGGCGGGTGTTCTGATTCCACTCCCTTGTATTAAGTTGTGCAGGAGAAAAGTCTCCGCGGATCAGATCGCCGTCCGCCACTGCAGCGAATCTTCCTTGGATGGCCTGGCGCGCGTGCCTCGATTTTCTACCCCGCGTATGTAGCGGCAGTCGTCGGCAGCGCCCGACAAGACAGCGGCTCCTCGATAACGACGGAGGGGGAACACCTCGATCCGTCGCGGCGTTCGatcgtttttttcttttcgtgCGACTTCCCTAGCTCGGGTCTTCTTCTCATATTTCATGTCGAGCACCAGATAACCTCTTTTTTTGTCGGCTTCAgctggcgacgaggacgcaggaCCCGCGAGAGCGGCTACCCTGCTTTCTCACACGTGTCTCCGTGAAAAACGCATAGCTATCGACGGTTTACCCTTGGGAACTCTCCAGTATGTTATTCTCTTTTGGGTCTCGTTCTCGTCCCTTCTCTATGTCTTGGCGTTCTGACTCGTTTCCATCCCGCTATCTGGCGTGAACCCCAGTTCGACTTCGCTCAAATTCGTTTTTTACATGCCTTCGTCTCCCCGAGCTGCGCTTTTCTTCCAGCGCTTCCGCGCCACTCGTGTATGTTCTTCTGCTTTCGCTTCGCATCGTATCCTTTGCCTCCGCTGAGGCCGTATTTTCCTCACTCCCCCCGGCCCCTCTGACGTGGCACCGCGAACGAGCGTGTCTGCTTCATTCTTCGACACCTTGGGCGGTCAACGCGCGAGCGCTTTCGTCATTTTCTTCGCAGTCCGAGCCTTGCTCCTGAAGGTTTTCCTACGCGACCCGGTATTCTTCGCGATTCTGTTTGGCCTCTTTTTTCGCTCGCATTTCTCTCGCGGGCCCGAAGCTACGCCGTGGACCTGAGCTCCTGTTGACGGCCTGGCGCCCCCCACGTTCTTTgccttccgccttcgcgtggGCGGGCCCTCCGTTTCAGCCTCCTTGTCTCTCTGAACTGCtttttccgcgtctgcgtccggTGGAAAGTCATCTTCTCTCCCGCATCTCGCCTTTGCCTTCAGCCCCTCTCCCCGTCGTCG is a genomic window of Besnoitia besnoiti strain Bb-Ger1 chromosome IV, whole genome shotgun sequence containing:
- a CDS encoding hypothetical protein (encoded by transcript BESB_055500), with the protein product MIADTGRPSCQAADSESAQAARAAHSSPDAEERPFFHQWQVPEGVAADCRAPHASANGAARTSLAGASAAGGGDWSRSQGAAAAAPAGAPAASKDASAAPGSLSQEESASSCVWVQDGGGESLSSPFASYSRQSSVRRGCSLQSALDSTTASSRSSGRSTPPLSTTRSSPGSSLSKLRPGLPTSAACSPVYTPLPGAPRCVCAEAACLQGDGRWLGAPQARGRWGAEPDRASPPIRNAWGLFALSAEVLDAPVPDGLPRVFAGLCPRRPRVCPPDEGPFPPSAPLADARRDNCTGTPLKGAARPARVSAEPADAPGEAAPDPETDAELVCRALLRTATWGRPSEWRRPSAARGAPGRPVVIPVPVVASVVSGVHTVQMVSVPAGSVPGGFAGGSERRCECPGFSGKTSWDGKHEVEILSSSSTSDSGETISDDEASEEEAKPSSGGGRREVDQLRKARESFEEIDRRRAARALQARLHLASADALRIRGQRLKRKRRRSSEEGLSEGAMPEFSDEEWSQHRASLLDCVISLPSFEQTLLQSGCYGTTYCVPNSVEDMLGPHAREVFGRLSEFRQQHQRGASRIECTWHSPNYFRGRDLVQHIKGHLERRLADGMSPFFEHEDVALSFPSSSKHPLSQLTTIKDRHFRHLEEPLPVGAARYPVAIWGGKEAVRVSRERMGGGGLVVAGQRACRREGARQSAQPFGEPDIDPALKKSPSAATIHQGTLMVLGVQTGEFLTDAEMREAIKEAQPAAVIEGLRTVDAVPWLVCPLYLEKQLESFLSPVLRNHDATQFAFASSRSSSGRGLAGSSLRLLAAPGDNEGEEAERDRAHKARATHPAQSVGTVPLYGLEFSSVRKFNCLSFLLHTGQKSSKDPTCRFAAWSKWPLMKETVMTHLVMLDGWPIYVVTNNPEVDILPGDELCLNMHRFRPYLPNTWYYTHDLNHRRRIFVEAQRENIVTPGYTCPLWNQKALLSGICLCVEDLQDDEGDDGRTRAASTPSARLGLCGVETSGGSPKGADKSAQKGMRPNGAKPQGSVHASGLAVGFTNRAADTLPAYGELIKRFVFPNILKRT